The DNA window CATTTACCTCAATGGATGAAAGACAAAATGAAGAACGCAACACCTCTCACAGATGATGATAGGGAAATTTATCTTAAAGATGCAATAATTGCAGTAAACAAGCTACGTCTTCAAAAACCAGTCATTTTCACCTCGCCGCTTTATACAAACAAACATAGAAAAATGATTTATGAAGCATTTGACAAACCGCTTTTCATCTGGTTAGAAGTCCCCTTTCAGACACTTGAAGAAAGAGTAACAGCAAGATCACAGGACCATTTTGTCAATCCTCACATTCTCACAAAACTCTACAACCATAATGAACCGCTTACGTTGCCCCATATCACTATTGATGCTCGACAACCAATCAAAGTAGTAGTTGAAAGCATTAAAAAGAACATTACAAAAAGTATCACTCCAAAAGAAAACAAAGAGCACACTCTTCAGCGAAAGTAATATAAACCACTTTAAGTCAAAGCAAAATCATGCCTGATCCATATTATGTTGTTCGTCAATCTTCTATTCATAACAACGGTGTATACGCAGCAAGGCAAATACCACCGGGAATAAAGATCATCCAGTATGTCGGAGAAATTATCTCGCAAGAAGAAGGAATACGCCGAGAGCAGCAACATGAAGAAATGGCAAAACAAGACCCACACCGAGGAAGAGTCTATGTCATGGACCTTGAAGACGGAACCTATCTTGATGGAGACATTGGTAATAATCCAGCAAAATACATCAACCATTCCTGTGACCCTAACTGTGAAATTAGCTACGAAAACGGAGAAATCTGGATTTGTTCTAAACGAACCATCGAACCAGGGGAAGAACTCTTCTTTAACTATGGCTTTGGTCTTGATTGCTACGAAAAGCACCCCTGTCTTTGCGGAACATCACGCTGTGTAGGCTACATTCTTGATGAAGAACTCTGGCCACAGATAAAACAAAAAGAACAACAGACTTGTAAAATAGCACCAACAATAAAGTCAAAATAAGTTTTATAGTTGTCACAACATC is part of the Candidatus Woesearchaeota archaeon genome and encodes:
- a CDS encoding AAA family ATPase, yielding MNKVIVISGMPGAGKSTVSKIIAQDFGFTLYDVDDHLPQWMKDKMKNATPLTDDDREIYLKDAIIAVNKLRLQKPVIFTSPLYTNKHRKMIYEAFDKPLFIWLEVPFQTLEERVTARSQDHFVNPHILTKLYNHNEPLTLPHITIDARQPIKVVVESIKKNITKSITPKENKEHTLQRK
- a CDS encoding SET domain-containing protein-lysine N-methyltransferase encodes the protein MPDPYYVVRQSSIHNNGVYAARQIPPGIKIIQYVGEIISQEEGIRREQQHEEMAKQDPHRGRVYVMDLEDGTYLDGDIGNNPAKYINHSCDPNCEISYENGEIWICSKRTIEPGEELFFNYGFGLDCYEKHPCLCGTSRCVGYILDEELWPQIKQKEQQTCKIAPTIKSK